A genomic segment from Brienomyrus brachyistius isolate T26 chromosome 9, BBRACH_0.4, whole genome shotgun sequence encodes:
- the LOC125749345 gene encoding complement C1r subcomponent-like — MAWIYHIIGLLCVCHCWGSLSSTEQPPLFGEVQTPRYPQPYPASNYEEWELSVPAGYRIQLTFTYMDVEPSVNCFYDSVTVMYDNKVLGKFCGQENSADGHHPGNKPILSPGNHLRLIFQSDDSNPGSQNYVGFSAFYQAIDVDECSQPEPEDGSGPLCSQICHNTLGSYLCSCRHGFELRPDQRTCALQCEGGVYREMEGVLSSPGYPLASPHGLACRYHISVEPGFIITLNFTGLFHIEHVQDHEPSCLYHWLQVSIPGKAPQKLCGRQSPGVIPTNSNSVVLEYHTDWEGLSYGWRLSYSTKRVQCESPRSIAQGIVTPTFPEYLYRDYIQVRCDTGYKLMMGDKEMSAYFSMCQSDGTWLRSLPECRIIDCGIPTPLRNGGLTFLSGSQNQYLSVIQYHCNEPFYSLAVENNVNYTCAADRKWKGSENNNIIPSCLPVCGRPTFRSHQRVLGGADAAPGQIPWQVLLQVKGGKGGAAVISDRWILTAAHNLFPFRSTTLHPLTTFKVYAGHNDVDELFMRPDFPIASIHPHPQYHNPHDNNFDNDIALIKLKEAITFNATLMPLCLPPKDAKYIPRSLGTVSGFGTTENNMVSKKLKYIPTVLVDEVTCKRFTDKEKMKSSSSPSLTDNMFCAGGERFGQDTCQGDSGGALALKTPHGPHWAAGIVSWGIGCGTEGTYGIYTRVDKYIDWIKKTMEEN, encoded by the exons ATGGCTTGGATTTATCATATAATCGG GctactctgtgtgtgtcacTGCTGGGGCTCACTGAGTTCCACTGAACAACCACCACTTTTTGGGGAGGTGCAGACCCCCCGGTACCCGCAACCCTACCCAGCCTCCAACTATGAGGAGTGGGAGTTATCTGTGCCGGCAGGATACAGGATACAGCTTACCTTCACCTACATGGACGTGGAACCATCAGTCAACTGCTTTTACGACTCTGTCACG GTTATGTATGACAACAAGGTGCTGGGGAAATTCTGCGGTCAGGAGAATTCTGCTGATGGTCATCACCCTGGCAACAAGCCCATCCTGTCTCCTGGCAATCATCTTCGCCTCATCTTCCAGAGTGATGACTCCAATCCTGGATCACAGAATTATGTTGGATTCTCTGCATTTTATCAGGCTATTG ATGTGGATGAATGTTCCCAGCCAGAGCCCGAGGATGGGTCCGGGCCCCTATGCTCCCAGATATGCCACAATACTCTGGGGTCATACTTGTGCTCTTGTCGCCATGGTTTTGAGCTCAGGCCAGACCAGCGTACTTGTGCCT TGCAGTGTGAGGGGGGTGTTTACCGTGAGATGGAGGGCGTCCTGTCCAGTCCAGGCTACCCCCTGGCCTCCCCTCATGGGTTGGCTTGCCGGTATCACATCTCAGTAGAGCCGGGCTTCATAATCACCCTAAACTTTACTGGACTCTTTCATATCGAACATGTGCAGGACCATGAGCCAAGCTGCCTCTACCACTGGCTCCAG GTATCCATTCCAGGGAAAGCCCCCCAAAAACTGTGTGGACGGCAGAGTCCAGGGGTGATACCGACCAACTCGAATTCTGTGGTGCTGGAGTACCACACCGACTGGGAAGGCCTGAGTTACGGCTGGAGGCTGAGCTACAGCACAAAGA GGGTGCAGTGTGAGTCCCCACGCTCAATCGCTCAGGGTATAGTTACCCCTACCTTCCCAGAATATCTCTACAGGGACTACATCCAAGTGCGCTGTGACACGGGCTACAAACTCATGATG GGGGACAAAGAAATGTCAGCGTACTTCTCCATGTGTCAGAGTGATGGGACATGGCTTCGCTCCCTCCCCGAGTGTCGCA TAATAGACTGTGGCATCCCTACACCTTTACGGAATGGAGGTCTGACCTTCCTCTCCGGCTCACAGAACCAGTACCTCTCTGTCATTCAGTATCACTGCAATGAGCCATTCTACTCCCTGGCAGTGGAGAACAATG TAAACTACACCTGTGCAGCGGACAGGAAATGGAAAGGCAGTGAAAACAATAACATCATTCCATCAtgtttaccag TGTGTGGCCGGCCCACCTTCCGCAGCCATCAGAgagtgctggggggggcagatgcagcCCCGGGGCAGATTCCCTGGCAGGTGCTCCTGCAAGTGAAGGGAGGGAAAGGTGGAGCCGCCGTGATCAGCGATCGCTGGATTCTGACAGCGGCCCACAACCTCTTCCCGTTCCGCAGCACAACGCTGCACCCGCTAACGACCTTTAAG GTTTATGCAGGGCACAATGATGTGGATGAGCTCTTCATGCGTCCTGATTTTCCCATAGCCTCCATACATCCCCACCCTCAGTACCACAATCCACATGACAATAACTTTGACAATGACATCGCCCTCATCAAACTGAAGGAGGCAATCACATTCAATGCCACACTTATGCCACTGTGTTTGCCACCCAAGGATGCCAAATACATCCCAAGATCATTAGG GACGGTCTCGGGATTTGGCACGACAGAGAACAACATGGTCTCCAAGAAACTAAAGTACATTCCCACAGTCCTGGTGGATGAAGTCACATGCAAACGCTTCACTgacaaagaaaaaatgaaatctAGCAGCAGTCCAAGCTTGACTGACAATATGTTCTGTGCCGGAGGAGAGAGGTTTGGCCAGGATACCTGTCAAGGAGACAGTGGAGGTGCCCTGGCCCTGAAAACACCGCATGGACCACACTGGGCAGCTGGGATTGTTAGCTGGGGAATTGGTTGTGGAACGGAGGGGACGTACGGCATTTACACTCGTGTTGACAAATACATTGACTGGATAAAGAAAACAATGGAGGAAAATTAA
- the tapbpl gene encoding tapasin-related protein isoform X1 gives MSFKVGLLVVGYFAASVLGSGADVVLSCSLVEEGMGAGGFGGLFSRTPATLVLRDLPVVEEMSTETITPYNAPTNPDPNDIIFETKVASIEIPESELLLHADCNEQEVTCEISPYFPQGTEEESNQAYFIGSVQLEGGGISLSLVLRTLPLGHEGHESVTSPLMQKKLGLPLSQSGTLLTEVPFLVFSRTLSVMAPIGGEALLDCGFKLQGHTPEQEIGLEWRLQHKGHGRRILEMKALGSDEEPTVTVERNGSSVDPDLALRDRNVSLSLIKLNAPDEGTYICTVMSGLFQAQQVMQLHVVQPPRVSLSVDEVVPHDDLPQRVSCHCERYYPLDVQVEWLSLPPGASEPIPLSKDVSLSSHRQYSDGTLSLSSYLTLWPSDQPPGTTITCQVSHQSLATPLSLSFVVSAPKSGQTYLMIVVLLGATLLFVFQMLRS, from the exons ATGTCTTTTAAAGTTGGACTTCTGGTTGTTGGCTATTTCGCTGCCTCTGTATTGG GGTCCGGTGCTGATGTAGTGTTATCCTGCTCTCTGGTCGAGGAGGGAATGGGAGCAGGGGGCTTTGGGGGTCTCTTTTCCCGTACACCAGCAACATTAGTCCTGAGAGACCTGCCTGTGGTAGAAGAGATGTCAACTGAGACTATCACCCCCTACAACGCCCCCACAAATCCTGACCCTAATGACATTATCTTTGAAACCAAAG TTGCATCAATCGAAATCCCAGAATCTGAGCTGCTGCTGCATGCCGATTGCAATGAGCAGGAAGTGACCTGTGAGATTAGTCCCTACTTTCCCCAAGGAACAGAGGAAGAGAGCAATCAGGCCTATTTCATTGGATCGGTGCAGCTGGAAGGCGGTGGAATCAGCCTCAGTTTGGTGCTCCGAACCCTTCCTCTTGGCCACGAGGGGCACGAGTCTGTAACCTCACCGCTTATGCAGAAAAAACTGGGACTTCCTCTCAGCCAGTCAGGGACGCTGCTGACAGAAG TCCCATTCCTGGTGTTCTCTCGTACGCTGTCTGTCATGGCTCCTATTGGGGGTGAGGCACTTTTAGACTGTGGCTTCAAACTTCAAGGCCATACTCCCGAACAAGAAATAGGTCTTGAATGGCGCTTGCAGCACAAAGGACATGGAAGGAGAATTCTGGAGATGAAAGCATTGGGTAGTGATGAGGAGCCCACAG TCACTGTAGAGAGAAATGGCTCAAGTGTGGACCCTGACTTGGCCCTGAGAGATAGGAATGTGTCGCTGTCCCTGATAAAGCTAAACGCACCTGATGAGGGAACTTACATCTGCACCGTGATGTCTGGCCTGTTCCAGGCCCAGCAGGTCATGCAGCTCCACGTCGTCC AGCCTCCTCGAGTCTCTCTTTCCGTTGACGAAGTGGTGCCTCACGATGACTTACCCCAAAGGGTGAGCTGCCATTGTGAGCGGTATTACCCTCTGGATGTCCAG GTGGAGTGGCTTTCCCTTCCCCCTGGTGCCTCCGAGCCTATCCCACTCTCCAAGGATGTGTCTCTCTCGAGCCACCGGCAGTACAGTGATGGGACTCTGTCACTCTCATCCTATCTCACTCTTTGGCCCTCTGACCAGCCGCCCGGGACTACCATTACCTGCCAAGTCTCACATCAATCCTTGGCCACGCCCCTCTCCCTCAGTTTTGTTGTGTCAGCCCCCAAGTCTG GCCAGACTTACCTGATGATAGTGGTTCTGCTGGGTGCAACTCTGCTGTTTGTCTTCCAGATGCTGCGGAGTTAA
- the tapbpl gene encoding tapasin-related protein isoform X2 produces the protein MGAGGFGGLFSRTPATLVLRDLPVVEEMSTETITPYNAPTNPDPNDIIFETKVASIEIPESELLLHADCNEQEVTCEISPYFPQGTEEESNQAYFIGSVQLEGGGISLSLVLRTLPLGHEGHESVTSPLMQKKLGLPLSQSGTLLTEVPFLVFSRTLSVMAPIGGEALLDCGFKLQGHTPEQEIGLEWRLQHKGHGRRILEMKALGSDEEPTVTVERNGSSVDPDLALRDRNVSLSLIKLNAPDEGTYICTVMSGLFQAQQVMQLHVVQPPRVSLSVDEVVPHDDLPQRVSCHCERYYPLDVQVEWLSLPPGASEPIPLSKDVSLSSHRQYSDGTLSLSSYLTLWPSDQPPGTTITCQVSHQSLATPLSLSFVVSAPKSGQTYLMIVVLLGATLLFVFQMLRS, from the exons ATGGGAGCAGGGGGCTTTGGGGGTCTCTTTTCCCGTACACCAGCAACATTAGTCCTGAGAGACCTGCCTGTGGTAGAAGAGATGTCAACTGAGACTATCACCCCCTACAACGCCCCCACAAATCCTGACCCTAATGACATTATCTTTGAAACCAAAG TTGCATCAATCGAAATCCCAGAATCTGAGCTGCTGCTGCATGCCGATTGCAATGAGCAGGAAGTGACCTGTGAGATTAGTCCCTACTTTCCCCAAGGAACAGAGGAAGAGAGCAATCAGGCCTATTTCATTGGATCGGTGCAGCTGGAAGGCGGTGGAATCAGCCTCAGTTTGGTGCTCCGAACCCTTCCTCTTGGCCACGAGGGGCACGAGTCTGTAACCTCACCGCTTATGCAGAAAAAACTGGGACTTCCTCTCAGCCAGTCAGGGACGCTGCTGACAGAAG TCCCATTCCTGGTGTTCTCTCGTACGCTGTCTGTCATGGCTCCTATTGGGGGTGAGGCACTTTTAGACTGTGGCTTCAAACTTCAAGGCCATACTCCCGAACAAGAAATAGGTCTTGAATGGCGCTTGCAGCACAAAGGACATGGAAGGAGAATTCTGGAGATGAAAGCATTGGGTAGTGATGAGGAGCCCACAG TCACTGTAGAGAGAAATGGCTCAAGTGTGGACCCTGACTTGGCCCTGAGAGATAGGAATGTGTCGCTGTCCCTGATAAAGCTAAACGCACCTGATGAGGGAACTTACATCTGCACCGTGATGTCTGGCCTGTTCCAGGCCCAGCAGGTCATGCAGCTCCACGTCGTCC AGCCTCCTCGAGTCTCTCTTTCCGTTGACGAAGTGGTGCCTCACGATGACTTACCCCAAAGGGTGAGCTGCCATTGTGAGCGGTATTACCCTCTGGATGTCCAG GTGGAGTGGCTTTCCCTTCCCCCTGGTGCCTCCGAGCCTATCCCACTCTCCAAGGATGTGTCTCTCTCGAGCCACCGGCAGTACAGTGATGGGACTCTGTCACTCTCATCCTATCTCACTCTTTGGCCCTCTGACCAGCCGCCCGGGACTACCATTACCTGCCAAGTCTCACATCAATCCTTGGCCACGCCCCTCTCCCTCAGTTTTGTTGTGTCAGCCCCCAAGTCTG GCCAGACTTACCTGATGATAGTGGTTCTGCTGGGTGCAACTCTGCTGTTTGTCTTCCAGATGCTGCGGAGTTAA